In Chrysoperla carnea chromosome 2, inChrCarn1.1, whole genome shotgun sequence, the following proteins share a genomic window:
- the LOC123292434 gene encoding protein amnionless — protein MERSFHKMNCFKNYVFSIIFYLFLGSISKINGDIRVWKHSTQYNSPQNWRNGKIPCDTSTVVFPTDLEAEISFLPFKETKMSQLILPRTGVLNIPSAHSSIEFYDKSKTAACDGEDRLFKQLKKERWLDPNNWISITYKNNIAIPDLERIPCQYDTVQFPAGMEAAIEYPKVTVAIGAIKVNESAAGNVVEHSPVNILNIVINDQAECPLKSGCLCHPVKWEEDDRLEKETCDNERKHCKQVLCLTPIRPVGQCCDICGSVLSMKYTSGFSLEDFKVYIKNFLKKNNFDNIDFYVSKVWGDEIQLIFREKDEYSTVSNDAANQIKELIQKDVHLGLQFDSIHVSGQYYNPNGVSGIKALFLTLLGALVIIGGVYVATKNYNQYPILPPSLRDNLRLNSLPSLGTYSPFRNSGFSFASCWPFSSYSELDSTQNENMEFLPTSHINDNDGQNGDQEFENPLYNQEERVNDSTMDTEVESYELENDAQENSKGGNEDVPKIVKIDTSDLVEPLIEQIDLLDTSDTEDHVSNESLTSNAGQETSQENSLVDVTIADKEL, from the exons ATGGAGAGATCGTTTcataaaatgaattgttttaaaaattatgtattttcaataattttctatttat ttttgggtagtatctcaaaaattaatgGAGATATTCGTGTATGGAAACATTCTACTCAATATAATAGTCCACAAAATTGGAGAAATGGTAAAATACCATGTGATACTTCGACAGTTGTATTTCCAACAGACTTGGAAGCCGAAATAAGTTTTCTTCCTTTTAAGGAAACAAAAATGAGTCAGCTAATTTTACCCCGTACTGgagttttaaatataccatCGGCTCATAGCTCAattgaattttatgataaatcaAAAACTGCAGCATGTGACGGAGAAG atcGTCTGTTTAAACAACTGAAAAAAGAACGTTGGCTTGACCCAAATAATTGGATTTCAAtcacatataaaaataacattgcaATACCCGATTTAGAACGTATACCATGTCAATATGACACTGTTCAATTTCCTGCGGGCATGGAAGCTGCCATCGAGTATCCAAAAGTAACAGTGGCAATAGGTGCCATAAAAGTTAATGAGAGTGCAGCCGGTAATGTAGTAGAACATTCaccagtaaatattttaaatattgtaattaatgaTCAAGCTGAATGTCCGTTAAAATCTGGATGTTTATGCCATCCCGTTAAATGGGAAGAAGATGATCGTTTAGAAAAAGAAACATGTGATAATGAAAGAAAACATTGCAAGCAAGTTCTTTGTTTGACTCCAATTCGCCCAGTTGGTCAATGTTGTGATATTTGTg GCTCTGTGCTTTCAATGAAATACACATCAGGATTTTCATTAGAAgattttaaagtatatattaaaaattttcttaagaaaaataactttgataatattgatttttacgTAAGCAAAGTTTGGGGTGatgaaattcaattaatatttcgtGAAAAAGACGAATACAGTACAGTAAGTAACGATGCAGCTAAccaaataaaagaattaatacaaaaag atgTTCATTTGGGCTTACAATTTGATTCCATTCATGTGTCTGGACAATATTATAATCCAAATGGTGTCAGTGGTATTAAagctttatttttaactttattaggTGCACTTGTGATAATTGGTGGCGTTTATGTAGCTACTAAAAACTATAATCAATATCC GATTCTTCCACCATCATTAAGAGATAATTTAAGATTGAATTCACTTCCATCACTTGGTACCTACTCCCCGTTCAGAAATTCCGGTTTTAGCTTCGCATCTTGCTGGCCATTTTCTTCATATAGTGAATTGGATTCAACACAAAACGAAAATATGGAATTTTTACCGACTTCACACATAAATGACAACGATGGGCAAAATGGAGATCAAGAATTTGAAAATCCATTATATAACCAAGAAGAAAGAGTAAATGACAGTACGATGGACACTGAAGTGGAATCTTATGAA TTAGAAAATGATGCCCAAGAAAATTCAAAAGGCGGAAATGAAGACGTACCGAAGATTGTAAAAATTGATACGAGTGATCTTGTAGAGCCTTTGATTGAACAAATTGATTTATTGGATACAAGTGACACTGAAGATCATGTTTCAAATGAATCTTTGACATCAAATGctg GTCAAGAAACATCTCAAGAAAATTCATTGGTGGATGTAACTATTGCTGACAAAGAATTATAA